One Salarias fasciatus chromosome 22, fSalaFa1.1, whole genome shotgun sequence DNA segment encodes these proteins:
- the LOC115409280 gene encoding uncharacterized protein LOC115409280 isoform X1: MSESSERLPPEVRQMLSSMEQDVSFAIQTDALLIELAQVLFEKYKDDPSKQDFIRQNLRDMGRLRLALHKKSLLGFADALRVHSFFRVVDAVKSMAGFDENKQSFEKPSLALNLGNLLKRIAILVITSRDSEKSLVRHAKLFIKRFATDWFELVSQPAIISLTGRKTNSPSTIPFTRDAQAFYLYLEKTYASAIESMETSKCPKAYSTLCRVTLAQASILSKCTTEISEMTVKAFQERDSDTQVLSKHFTRVNIQNKTGQTVAVLLTSDLFRALTLLVEKRQSCGVHDANPFLFARPDCSSTSLYHAESCIRDFSSLCGAKNPQHLRSKFLYKHMARIFQILNLENDELEHLGKLLGHDIRTEQDYYRSPEAVVELAKIAKLIQAMEKGSLEGFKGNSLEEVEIEDELEPDVEQKTGDAGAEANIVTPDPLCLQRRTLEAEDVEQRDVSQGSSDKPSTSEKETNDTAASSQDVRVEDLANVNSPAEPFSDHEYIISDEELDESFSTLGDVSSVQQDAPHSSDDSDSDEGPKKTSGPRKSKRYYCYVCGRPQSKSSRHLFTHRNERPEIAEAFAQRKNSKARKILLAKLRKRGNDQHKEKVGQLLIQHRGANKSKEQAACIYCKAMYDHKDIWQHIQNCHKKTSSAPAKSQIVTLAADTGLPDPQHIPEDLKKMLKRLKKDEVGAVAQKDPYILQLAQYLYHTMDLKNGPASFNQKVRLMARLLLTLKKRSIQSFEEAVKPHNMDTVVEAVDEIAAQRKKATSSSRALISFKLGSLIRKIADIRYAKVVREEAAKETMQEAETFLKLCAKQWPAPPTKLRTVGAATVPFVHDVQSFYKCLVDTTASGIQSLTLYQFPQVYTALLKATLAHAAILNRKAEDISEITLASFKDTKETEFQEETAGCQSHLEHILSMHRVKINVKTNNDKEITLTLTDQLLSAFTLLMNKREACGVHESNPYLFGQPEAGPAEFHQAHSCIRFQLRRCDRKCHERLASARYCEHIVRIFEILSLTNDGLDQLAKLLGREIRTDSEFYQTPEAATDVAKLTELVLAMKNGSLGKFEGKSFEEIEIPDKLYPILEVDMSLKTGSEENSEGSEKPLQQSKTKTRRKRQCSSPKRNNSDTRTKKTKEETQGTDVLSEEDDQSAEKEVNSEKVSEKTDIDAPEEEVVPRSKRTETRIYFSDDDDEMNVDFDVDLDTDDDVRHDESRDSPATPEETDGEEDGSGTKKGDNATDDFTENHTEGEDDCVDPNWKTKTTRKGQHSSPKRKNSHTMTKKRKEETQRTDVLSEEDDQSAEKEVNSEKVSDKIDIDAPEEEEVPRSKKTETHIYFSDDDGDMNVDFDVDLDTDDDVRHDEPDEARDSPAMSEEADGEEDSSGAKKGDNAANAEEQDSVEEADEDDDCMDANCGNSSASLTPEKKNLAEVLKAMKQVKIVIPKLDISKLSNQLCGSGENDKNQTEKPSTLTAVADSPSYAKAVHMNCSCCKKSMKKGQTAFQKKGFSDVFCSKNCLFEMFPCNKQPSRKCHNCQKAITQPLDLIMAAVDTKGSMKDFCSTACLCSFKSNVVSIPTPPSLCSLCKKSSATNCELTLEGTVHKFCGDACLEDFCWENLGDCEKCRSTCRSKPLMLKFQGGTKTICSDKCLKEFAEGAIAQQQCTMCSVSQPVSKMVTSKTSGNLVELFCNRYCVVSYSLRPTSLNSPEGNTVQTRRRKEPGRQTKRKQSENTKPDATDASVPPLSSVVSVIMSRSCMDCCKCGKKLLEGETLYQPKNLEEVFCSVSCLSKKHPSMMLYLKTCYNCLQVITRPHNIILAPVDNSGTKKELCSNTCLISAQKRMNFTSVTQPHQLHYSCGMCFKRTHCKFTLTLNDKRHRLCSESCFVSFHKLNNLPETLCDVCASVCQDRKLLLTVENESKTICSDDCLFKFKEKVEAPQLCHMCQTPHQMSDMVELQNDEDGLEFFCSSRCSMMYSSLSSAIPEDLSCDENEVKDIKPLLSLDCVKEEPIDEECNQNPPASVSTLGIKNELCLKEVKISPDLTSAEASSPAEPTPTTSSDSCSACKKILMDGDTIYQKKGLPDTFCSTACLSSFQQMKQRKQACCFCFQPIAQSGDICLRAVDEDGTEKEFCSQACLSSFNHKKTGSSKILTEPLVSQSQCSMCCKYCISKREIMLKNIVYKVCSDPCYLRFCTLNNMSICEVCLRCCDAPLLLKTENSQTALCSADCVSQFKQKIETPQPCALCQTSVPISEMYENKTSDNVIELFCTKGCVTASKIQAVSASGAAFDCDKCGRTAVPACHLAMPDTTIRNFCSLACAVAFKKAQKNIAAGADSTGAPNQTQSDSHKSPQKLLCPQCQRVLKSIPKVIYMKDKLLFVCSTACSQDFQRVNIIRGTCGNCKNERSISGMKKVDGRLVSFCSDGCETLSLLELEKTCGQRLGSCSCCLARFRSAKGAGKGKEFCSQECCSKYKTLLSNMAKCDSCGHQGKLKQSLALFGEVKHFCDLKCLLHFCSKVAQKDIAELFPLQSPNTTKTSPVITSVVSLAEALMRRAKTSVASAQHDSRGTSPVITSDIPASAQNGKHSGKAKVVGHAGTQTKQKEMKNKSMLCTPLIHNKGVSCTAQTVETEVQTDKVDPSVVILPVPVYVPLPMNMYSQYTPTAVALPVPLPVPVLLPMTAAGSEPTPKETSESISGDQDLSPETEAGENDRNQTEEEEEEEPRAQQGRKEGEGTPQPVFKMDFPCCSVPERLTSNTPEEREGRQRSESPPPVLPHNGHLKEGSEPQQSPETLSDEACLRDKSTKAHKLQTQWGVDVWKSWVQWRQSQTNPGPISSAVMLKEEVLHCSAEELSEGLCCFINEVKQASGEPQTPDKLFYFCLCIQQYLFENDRTENIFSDLIYSRFSSEFTKVMKSFKPSPTGSGPVSCVEEEFLWECKQLGAYSPIVLLNTLLFFSCKYLGFTSVEQHRRLSFTYIRSSNRTKGNVKTASLRFYTPKIRAQAEPDTDGVPAKKRKKNEEKGDFVEMIENSENPLRCPVRLYKFYLCKCPQSVRERSNLFHLCPDYSCVPSSPLWFSPTPLDDATMEAMLARILAVREILQKD, from the exons ATGAGTGAATCTTCTGAAAGGCTTCCACCTGAAGTGAGGCAAATGCTTTCATCCATGGAGCAAGATGTTTCGTTTGCTATTCAAACCGATGCGCTCCTCATAGAGCTGGCACAGGTGTTGTTTGAGAAGTACAAGGATGATCCCAGCAAGCAGGATTTCATCAGACAGAACTTGAGAGACATGGGAAGACTCAGGTTAGCTCTTCATAAAAAGTCCCTGCTTGGGTTTGCCGATGCTCTCAGAGTACATAGCTTCTTCAGAGTTGTTGACGCTGTCAAATCCATGGCTGGTTTTGATGAAAATAAGCAGAGCTTTGAAAAACCAAGTCTCGCATTGAACTTAGGTAATTTGTTGAAAAGAATTGCCATCCTAGTCATCACTTCGAGGGACAGTGAGAAGAGCTTGGTGAGACATGCAAAGCTATTCATTAAACGCTTTGCAACAGATTGGTTCGAACTTGTCTCTCAACCAGCCATCATTTCATTGACTGGACGGAAGACAAACAGTCCGTCTACGATACCGTTTACACGTGACGCTCAGGCTTTCTACCTGTACCTGGAGAAAACGTACGCCTCTGCGATTGAAAGCATGGAGACGTCCAAATGCCCCAAGGCCTACAGCACTCTATGCAGAGTGACACTCGCTCAAGCATCAATCTTAAGCAAATGCACAACTGAGATATCCGAAATGACTGTGAAGGCATTTCAGGAAAGAGACAGTGACACTCAAGTGCTGTCCAAACATTTCACCAGAGTCAATATTCAGAACAAGACCGGCCAGACGGTAgctgttttgttgacctctgatcTTTTCAGGGCGTTAACGTTGCTTGTGGAAAAAAGACAATCGTGTGGTGTACATGATGCCAATCCGTTTTTGTTTGCAAGGCCAGACTGCTCTTCCACAAGCCTCTATCATGCAGAGAGCTGCATCAGGGACTTTTCATCCCTCTGCGGGGCAAAGAACCCACAGCATCTCAGATCAAAGTTCCTTTACAAACACATGGCGAGAATTTTCCAGATTCTCAACCTGGAGAATGACGAACTCGAACACCTCGGCAAGCTCCTCGGCCATGACatccggaccgagcaggactaTTATCGATCCCCAGAGGCAGTTGTTGAACTGGCAAAAATTGCTAAACTCATCCAGGCAATGGAGAAGGGCTCACTTGAAGGATTCAAGGGAAATTCTCTGGAGGAAGTTGAGATTGAAG ATGAACTGGAGCCAGACGTGGAGCAGAAAACTGGGGACGCTGGTGCTGAAGCGAACATTGTGACTCCAGATCCTTTATGTCTGCAAAGACGTACGTTGGAAGCAG aagATGTGGAACAACGAGACGTGTCCCAGGGCAGCAGTGACAAACCAAGCACATCAGAGAAAGAGACAAATGATACTGCAGCTTCCTCACAGGACGTCAGA GTTGAGGACTTGGCAAATGTCAACTCTCCTGCTGAACCTTTCTCTGATCATGAGTATATCATCAGTGATGAAGAGCTGGACGAAAGTTTCTCCACTCTTGGTGATGTTTCATCTGTTCAGCAGGACGCTCCTCACAGTTCTGACGACTCAGACTCTGATGAAGGGCCCAAAAAGACTTCGGGGCCCAGGAAGTCTAAGAGGTATTATTGTTACGTCTGTGGAAGACCTCAGTCCAAAAGTTCTCGTCACCTCTTTACCCACAGAAACGAACGCCCTGAAATCGCAGAAGCATTTGCTCAACGTAAAAACAGCAAAGCACGAAAAATCCTACTGGCAAAGTTAAGAAAACGAGGAAATGACCAGCACAAAGAGAAGGTCGGCCAACTGCTAATCCAACACAGGGGAGCGAACAAGTCTAAAGAACAAGCAGCTTGCATATATTGCAAAGCCATGTATGATCATAAGGACATTTGGCAGCATATTCAAAACTGTCACAAGAAGACTTCGTCAGCACCAGCTAAAAGTCAGATCGTAACTCTGGCCGCTGACACCGGGTTACCAGACCCACAACACATCCCAGAAGACCTGAAGAAGATGTTGAAAAGACTGAAGAAGGATGAGGTTGGTGCTGTTGCTCAGAAAGATCCCTACATATTGCAGCTGGCGCAGTATCTGTACCACACAATGGACCTGAAAAATGGTCCAGCAAGTTTCAACCAAAAGGTCAGGCTCATGGCTAGACTCCTGCTGACACTGAAGAAGAGGTCGATACAGAGCTTTGAAGAAGCTGTCAAACCCCACAACATGGACACCGTTGTTGAAGCCGTCGACGAGATtgcagcacaaagaaaaaaggcaacGTCCTCCAGCAGAGCATTAATCTCTTTCAAACTGGGCTCTCTGATTAGAAAAATTGCAGATATTAGATACGCCAAAGTTGTGAGAGAGGAGGCTGCTAAAGAGACAATGCAAGAGGCGGAGACATTTTTGAAGCTGTGTGCAAAACAATGGCCCGCCCCGCCTACAAAACTAAGAACAGTCGGTGCAGCGACTGTGCCGTTTGTACACGATGTGCAAAGTTTTTACAAGTGCTTGGTGGACACGACAGCCTCTGGGATCCAGTCCCTGACGCTGTATCAGTTCCCACAGGTCTACACTGCCCTTCTCAAAGCGACGCTCGCACATGCAGCAATCTTAAACAGAAAGGCCGAAGACATTTCAGAGATAACTCTTGCTTCATTCAAGGACACAAAGGAAACTGAATTTCAGGAGGAAACTGCTGGCTGCCAGTCACATTTAGAACACATCCTGTCCATGCACCGCGTGAAAATCAATGTCAAGACCAACAATGACAAAGAGATCACTCTCACTTTGACCGATCAGCTGCTGTCTGCGTTCACACTGCTTATGAACAAGAGAGAAGCTTGTGGCGTGCACGAGAGCAATCCTTACTTGTTTGGACAGCCTGAAGCGGGACCTGCAGAATTCCACCAGGCACACAGCTGCATCAGGTTTCAGCTCCGGCGCTGTGACAGAAAGTGCCATGAAAGACTTGCCTCTGCGAGGTACTGTGAGCACATTGTCAGAATCTTTGAGATTCTCAGTTTGACAAACGATGGACTTGATCAACTGGCCAAACTCCTGGGCCGTGAGATTCGGACTGACAGCGAGTTTTACCAGACTCCAGAGGCTGCCACAGACGTCGCAAAACTCACAGAGCTTGTACTGGCAATGAAGAACGGCTCCCTAGGAAAATTTGAAGGGAAATCATTCGAGGAAATTGAAATCCCAG ATAAGTTGTACCCTATTTTGGAGGTGGACATGTCTTTAAAGACTGGATCTGAGGAGAACAGTGAAGGTTCAGAAAAGCCTCTTCAGCAGAGCA AAactaaaacaagaagaaaacgtCAATGCTCATCTCCAAAGAGAAATAACAGCGATACcaggacaaagaaaacaaaggaagaaaCTCAGGGGACTGACGTGCTCAGTGAGGAAGATGATCAGAGTGCAGAAAAAGAGGTGAATTCAGAGAAGGTGTCTGAGAAGACTGACATCGATGCACCTGAAGAAGAGGTGGTTCCTCGTAGCAAAAGGACAGAAACACGCATTTACTTCAGTGATGACGACGACGAGATGAACGTGGACTTCGATGTGGATTTGGACACTGATGACGATGTTAGGCACGATGAATCCAGAGACTCTCCAGCAACGCCTGAAGAGACGGATGGAGAAGAAGACGGCAGTGGGACGAAGAAGGGAGACAATGCTACTGATGATTTCACAGAGAACCACACTGAGGGGGAAGATGATTGTGTGGATCCAAACTGGA aaactaaaacaacaagaaaaggtCAGCACTCCTCtccaaagagaaaaaacagccaTACCATgacaaagaaaaggaaggaagaaacTCAGAGGACTGACGTGCTCAGTGAGGAAGACGATCAGAGTGCAGAAAAAGAGGTGAATTCAGAGAAGGTGTCTGACAAGATTGACATCGATGcacctgaagaagaggaggttCCTCGTAGCAAAAAGACCGAAACACACATTTACTTTAGTGATGACGACGGTGACATGAACGTGGACTTCGATGTGGATTTGGACACGGATGACGATGTTAGACACGATGAACCTGATGAAGCCAGAGACTCTCCAGCAATGTCTGAAGAGGCggatggagaagaagacagcAGTGGGGCGAAGAAGGGAGACAATGCTGCGAATGCTGAGGAACAAGATTCAGTGGAAGAAGCTGACGAGGATGATGATTGTATGGATGCAAACTGTGGCAACTCTTCTGCAAGTTTAACTCCAG aaaagaaaaacttggcAGAAGTTTTGAAAGCGATGAAACAGGTGAAGATCGTGATCCCAAAACTGGACATT TCAAAGTTATCAAATCAGCTCTGTGGGTCTGGAGAAAATGACAAGAACCAGACTGAAAAGCCTTCGACGCTAACTGCAGTGGCAGACAGTCCAAGCTATGCGAAG GCCGTACACATGAACTGCTCCTGCTGCAAGAAGAGCATGAAGAAGGGACAAACTGCTTTCCAGAAGAAGGGCTTCAGTGACGTCTTCTGCTCCAAGAACTgtctgtttgaaatgtttccttGCAACAAACAGCCCTCCAGAAAGTGTCACAACTGCCAGAA AGCAATAACTCAGCCTCTGGACCTCATCATGGCAGCTGTGGATACAAAAGGATCCATGAAGGATTTCTGCAGCACAGCCTGTCTGTGCTCCTTCAAGTCCAACGTTGTCTCCATTCCAACACCGCCGTCGCTCTGCAGCCTGTGCAAAAAGTCCAGCGCC ACCAACTGCGAGTTGACCTTAGAGGGAACCGTCCACAAGTTCTGTGGCGACGCGTGCTTGGAAGATTTCTGTTGGGAGAATCTGGGTGATTGTGAGAAGTGCAGATCCACCTGCCGAAGCAAACCACTCATGCTGAAGTTTCAGGGCGGCACCAAAACCATCTGCAGTGACAAGTGTCTGAAAGAGTTCGCAGAG GGTGCCATCGCACAACAACAGTGCACCATGTGCAGCGTCTCTCAGCCAGTGTCTAAGATGGTGACCTCCAAAACGAGTGGCAACCTGGTGGAGCTATTCTGCAATCGTTACTGTGTGGTATCCTACAGCCTGCGGCCAACCTCGCTTAACTCACCAGAAG GAAACACAGTGCAAACTCGCAGGAGGAAGGAACCAGGGCGGCAAACAAAACGGAAACAGTCT GAGAACACCAAGCCAGACGCCACTGACGCTTCAGTCCCTCCACTGAGCTCTGTCGTGTCTGTCATCATGTCACGGTCATGTATGGACTGTTGCAAATGTGgaaagaagctgctggagggagagacgctttACCAGCCGAAAAACTTGGAGGAGGTGTTTTGCTCCGTTTCCTGTCTCTCTAAAAAGCATCCCAGCATGATGTTATACCTCAAGACATGCTACAACTGCCTTCA AGTAATAACTAGGCCACACAACATCATCCTGGCTCCTGTGGATAATTCGGGGACGAAGAAAGAGCTGTGCAGCAATACTTGTCTCATTTCTGCCCAGAAGAGGATGAACTTCACGTCTGTAACACAACCACACCAGCTTCATTATAGCTGCGGCATGTGCTTCAAACGCACCCAT TGCAAGTTCACGTTGACCCTGAACGACAAGCGCCACAGACTCTGCAGTGAGTCCTGCTTCGTCAGTTTCCACAAACTCAACAACTTGCCGGAGACTCTGTGCGACGTCTGCGCCTCCGTCTGCCAAGACAGGAAACTCCTCCTGACGGTGGAGAATGAGAGCAAAACCATCTGCAGTGACGACTGTCTGTTCAAGTTCAAAGAG AAAGTTGAAGCTCCTCAGCTTTGCCACATGTGCCAGACGCCTCACCAGATGTCCGACATGGTTGAACTACAAAATGATGAAGACGGGCTGGagtttttctgcagcagcaggtgttcCATGATGTATAGCTCCCTCTCCTCAGCTATACCAG aagATCTGTCATGTGATGAGAATGAAGTGAAAGACATTAAACCGCTGCTGAGTTTGGACTGT GTTAAAGAAGAGCCCATTGATGAGGAGTGTAACCAGAATCCTCCGGCCAGTGTGTCGACTCTGGGCATTAAGAATGAGCTGTGTTTGAAG GAAGTGAAAATAAGTCCAGACTTGACCTCAGCAGAGGCCTCCTCGCCTGCAGAACCCACTCCCACGACTTCGTCTGATTCCTGCTCCGCTTGTAAAAAGATTCTGATGGACGGAGACACGATTTATCAGAAGAAAGGCCTCCCAGACACATTCTGCTCCACGGCATGTCTTTCCAGTTTTCAGCAGATGAAACAAAGGAAGCAAGCgtgctgcttctgttttca GCCTATAGCACAGTCTGGGGACATCTGCCTTCGTGCAGTGGATGAAGACGGGACAGAAAAGGAATTCTGCAGCCAAGCCTGCCTTTCCTCCTTCAACCACAAAAAGACTGGATCCAGCAAAATTCTCACCGAGCCGTTGGTTTCACAGTCACAGTGCAGCATGTGCTGCAAATACTGCATA AGCAAACGAGAGATCATGCTGAAGAACATTGTCTACAAGGTCTGCAGTGATCCCTGTTACCTTCGCTTCTGCACCCTGAACAACATGTCCATCTGTGAGGTCTGTCTTCGCTGCTGCGACGCGCCACTCCTGCTGAAGACGGAGAACAGCCAAACAGCACTCTGCAGTGCAGACTGTGTGTCTCAGTTTAAGCAG AAAATCGAAACTCCGCAGCCGTGCGCTCTGTGTCAAACGTCCGTTCCGATATCGGAGatgtatgaaaacaaaaccagtgATAACGTCATCGAGCTCTTCTGCACCAAAGGCTGTGTGACGGCGTCCAAGATCCAGGCCGTCAGTGCCTCAG GTGCTGCCTTTGATTGTGATAAATGCGGTCGGACCGCGGTGCCGGCTTGTCATCTGGCCATGCCAGACACCACCATACGGAACTTCTGCAGTCTCGCCTGTGCCGTGGCTTTCAAG AAAGCCCAGAAAAATATTGCCGCTGGGGCAGACTCAACAGGAGCCCCGAACCAAACTCAAAGCGATTCCCACAAATCTCCACAGAAGCTGCTGTGTCCACAGTGTCAGCGCGTCTTAAAAAGTATCCCCAAAGTCATCTACATGAAG gacaaactgctgtttgtgtgcagcacCGCCTGTTCTCAAGACTTTCAAAGAGTCAACATCATCAGGGGCACGTGTGGAAACTGTAAGAATGAGCGGAGCATCAGTGGCATGAAGAAAGTCGATGGCCGACTCGTCTCCTTCTGCAGTGACG GATGTGAGACGCTGAGTCTCCTCGAGCTGGAAAAGACGTGCGGTCAGCGCTTGGGCTCGTGTTCCTGTTGCCTCGCGCGCTTCAGGTCGGCAAAGGGCGCCGGCAAAGGAAAAGAGTTTTGCTCTCAAGAGTGTTGTTCGAAATACAAAACGCTTCTCAGTAAT ATGGCAAAGTGTGATTCTTGTGGTCACCAAGGGAAGCTGAAGCAGAGTCTGGCTCTGTTTGGAGAAGTCAAACACTTCTGTGACCTGAAATGCCTTCTACACTTCTGCAGTAAAGTAGCGCAGAAGGACATTGCAG AGTTATTTCCTCTTCAATCTCCCAACACAACAAAAACCTCTCCTGTCATCACAAGTGTTGTTTCACTCGCTGAGGCTCTGATGCGTCGAGCCAAAACCTCAGTGGCCTCTGCCCAGcatg ATTCAAGAGGAACGTCTCCTGTCATCACCAGCGACATCCCAGCCTCTGCACAGAATG GCAAACATTCAGGCAAAGCTAAAGTCGTCGGACAT GCCGgcactcaaacaaaacaaaaggaaatgaAGAATAAATCCATGCTCTGCACTCCACTGATCCACAACAAAGGAGTGTCCTGCACAGCACAGACGGTGGAAACGGAAGTACAAACAG ACAAAGTTGATCCCAGCGTCGTCATCCTGCCTGTGCCCGTGTACGTTCCTCTGCCGATGAACATGTACAGCCAGTACACCCCCACAGCGGTGGCCCTGCCCGTCCCG CTGCCCGTCCCTGTCTTGCTCCCCATGACGGCAGCCGGCTCCGAACCGACGCCGAAAGAAACGAGCGAATCCATCAGTGGAGATCAAGACCTCAGTCCTGAGACGGAGGCTGGAGAGAACGACAGAAaccagacagaagaagaagaagaagaagagccacGAGCCCAACAagggagaaaagagggagaagGAACCCCCCAACCTGTTTTTAAGATGG ATTTCCCCTGCTGTTCTGTCCCTGAGCGCCTAACTTCAAACactccagaggagagagagggtcGCCAGCGTTCAGAGAGCCCTCCGCCGGTTCTGCCCCACAACGGCCACCTGAAGGAG GGTTCGGAGCCGCAGCAGTCGCCTGAGACACTTTCGGACGAAGCTTGTTTGAGAGACAAATCCACGAAGGCACACAAACTGCAGACTCAGTGGGGAGTTGATGTGTGGAAGTCGTGGGTCCAGTGGAGACAATCACAGACCAACCCAGGACCCATTTCCT CAGCCGTGATGTTGAAGGAAGAAGTCCTCCACTGCTCTGCTGAAGAACTGAGTGAAGGTCTCTGTTGCTTCATCAATGAGGTGAAACAAGCCAGCGGGGAGCCGCAGACCCCCGACAAGCTGTTCTACTTCTGCCTCTGCATTCAGCAG tATCTGTTTGAGAATGACCGTACAGAGAACATATTCAGCGATCTGATCtacagcaggttctcctccgaGTTCACCAAGGTCATGAAAAGCTTCAAACCCTCACCCACAGGCAGCG GCCCCGTCTCCTGTGTGGAGGAGGAGTTCCTGTGGGAGTGCAAGCAGCTGGGAGCCTACTCCCCCATCGTCCTCCTCAAcactctgctcttcttctcctgtaAATACCTGGGCTTCACCTCGGTGGAGCAGCACCGCAGGCTGTCCTTCACATACATCAGAAGCTCCAACAGAACCAAGGGCAACGTGAAGACCGCCTCCCTGCGCTTCTACACACCCAAAATAAGAGCCCAGGCAGAGCCGG ATACAGACGGCGTCCCTGCCAAGAAACGTAAGAAAAATGAGGAGAAGGGAGATTTTGTTGAGATGATTGAAAACTCGGAGAATCCGCTTCGCTGTCCAGTCAGACTCTACAAGTTCTACCTCTGCAAGTG TCCACAGTCTGTGAGGGAGCGCAGCAATCTCTTCCACCTTTGCCCAGATTACAGCTGCGTTCCCAGCAGCCCTCTGTGGTTCTCACCGACGCCCCTGGATGACGCCACCATGGAGGCCATGCTCGCACGAATCCTCGCTGTCCGAGAAATCCTGCAAAAAGACTGA